One window of the Carnobacterium maltaromaticum DSM 20342 genome contains the following:
- the dnaB gene encoding replicative DNA helicase, whose amino-acid sequence MANEAFQDRLPPQSIEAEQAVLGAIFLDPETVVGALEFLEPQDFYRRGHQLIFQTMLDLNDRNEAIDIVTVMNNLESQNQLEDVGGMSYLAELAVAVPTAANMEHYAKIIEGKSILRKLIHTATDIVTQGFEEGEELSAILDQAERSILEVSERRNSNGFLAISDVLNSSIAKIDQLYQNDEEITGLPTGYQALDQMTAGLQKEELIILAARPAVGKTAFALNIAQNIGTKTDETVAIFSLEMGAESLVNRMLCAEGNIDASHLRTGNLNEEEWQNLIVAMGSLSKASIYIDDTAGIRIAEIRAKCRRLAQEKGGIGLILIDYLQLIEGSGKESRQQEVSEISRQLKKLAKELKVPVIALSQLSRGVEQRQDKRPVMSDIRESGSIEQDADIVAFLYRDDYYDRGEDGDDDDRDSDRDEAGEDNIIEVIIEKNRSGARGTVKLLFVKEYNKFTSISYRPEPM is encoded by the coding sequence TTGGCAAATGAAGCTTTTCAAGATCGATTACCCCCTCAAAGTATTGAGGCCGAGCAAGCCGTTTTAGGTGCTATTTTTCTTGATCCGGAAACGGTTGTAGGCGCATTAGAGTTCTTAGAGCCACAAGATTTTTATCGTCGTGGGCATCAATTAATTTTCCAAACTATGTTGGATTTAAACGACCGTAATGAAGCAATAGATATTGTAACAGTGATGAATAACTTAGAAAGCCAAAATCAATTAGAAGACGTGGGTGGTATGTCTTATTTGGCTGAATTGGCTGTAGCTGTTCCAACAGCTGCGAATATGGAACATTATGCTAAAATTATTGAAGGAAAATCTATTTTACGAAAATTAATTCATACTGCAACAGATATTGTGACACAAGGATTTGAAGAAGGAGAAGAGTTAAGCGCGATTTTAGATCAAGCTGAGCGTAGTATTCTTGAAGTCTCAGAAAGACGAAATAGCAACGGTTTTTTAGCGATTTCGGACGTGCTTAATAGTTCGATAGCAAAAATAGATCAGTTGTATCAAAATGATGAAGAGATAACGGGTTTGCCAACTGGTTATCAAGCATTAGACCAAATGACTGCGGGTTTGCAAAAAGAAGAATTAATTATTCTTGCCGCTCGTCCAGCGGTTGGTAAAACGGCATTTGCTTTGAATATTGCTCAGAATATTGGAACAAAAACAGATGAAACCGTAGCAATCTTCAGTCTGGAAATGGGTGCCGAATCATTGGTTAACCGGATGCTTTGTGCGGAAGGCAATATTGATGCGAGTCATTTACGAACTGGGAATTTGAACGAAGAAGAATGGCAAAATCTAATTGTGGCAATGGGGAGCTTATCTAAAGCTAGTATCTATATTGATGATACAGCTGGGATTCGAATTGCTGAAATTCGAGCAAAATGTCGACGTTTAGCGCAAGAAAAAGGCGGAATTGGCCTAATTTTAATTGATTATTTACAATTAATTGAAGGTAGCGGAAAAGAAAGTCGTCAACAAGAAGTATCAGAAATATCGCGCCAATTAAAGAAATTAGCTAAGGAATTAAAAGTACCTGTGATTGCACTGTCTCAGTTATCACGGGGTGTTGAGCAACGCCAAGATAAACGTCCTGTAATGAGTGATATTCGTGAATCAGGTTCGATTGAGCAAGATGCGGATATAGTTGCTTTTCTTTATCGTGATGATTATTATGATCGTGGAGAAGACGGGGATGATGATGACCGCGATAGTGACCGTGATGAAGCTGGGGAAGATAACATTATAGAAGTTATTATCGAAAAAAACCGGAGTGGTGCTCGTGGGACAGTTAAATTGTTATTTGTGAAAGAATACAATAAATTTACTTCGATTTCGTACCGACCAGAACCGATGTAA
- a CDS encoding MucBP domain-containing protein, whose amino-acid sequence MNTKKSNISMNFLLIGILFYLALLAPTASAAPIATEGVIDVGEDLQLSYYFGKKPGNVEIEPNRVQVANVNFLTKGRRVEHLYQNGSNKGTISIGFNGANSYVDPTNITIRSITGGGINSAITATYTANYAGNQFEITSTLTPRGNNIIVSDTIKNISGKDLKNVWIARSYDTMLDGNDAVPVKYLGSNNGLYIAQNDSKLSYNFHMPIGPEGWAADQYNRQIVPAVFSTPTNLGQASLNKPAGDIAFSNGDSGIFMKWSPKDFPKDSSREIGYIVGVTPENVDAPEVTVARESFEYLGGDYDLRGTVLSKDPSVTDMKMYYQVDRESPKEFKNVANSPLGSALSWSTVIPESELTGGYPKQISVYAIDSNGYYSDAKTVDLTEPKSQPVTVKYLNQEGKLLKETKITGRYGESYEAEVLDFPNYTVENQPENSIGTISNKPQEVVIKYVGQYVGETNGKVTARYVNQNGKEIADAVTASGNGLFGSPYTTEQKDIEHYEFVGIDAEGATKNGFYTDSIQTVTFIYQGKNLGEKGKITVEYQNQEGKLLGEDFIIGRYGDSYDVSEKLLKEFRYYTRDPLPNNSKGTITDQPQKVIITYTGEPFGNSSGKVTVKYINQNGDEIADAIQANGSGLFGGSYTTEQKKIPNYEFKEVDSSNSGATGFYTESPQTVIYKYQGKEVGETGKITVEYRNQEGKLLDQAFITGRYGDIYDVSLNHLKEFDYYTRDTLPTNAKGTINNQPQTVIVTYTGKQVGNAQGKVKAKYINQEGLEISTAEDATGSGLFGSPYTTEQKEIPNYEFKEIDSSGAKQTGVYKEAPQMVVYKYKGKSVGENGKITIEYRNQVGALLGTEFIIGSYGDKYDIERDNDGALVKNFDHYTINRLPENKKGLVSNEPQLITVTYTGELVGEDKGKVTATYVNQAGEVLSEATKANGDGRFGSPYTTEQKEIANYDFTGVGPTGAPQNGTYSMKPQTVIFKYTGQKGGNIIVKYVNQSNKELKTEVLKGNVGNAATINPPTTGLFSNYNLMPNQNLVATFSPEEQVITVNYDGKPAKPLIVKHLGTDGYVFSSEVIANKKYGDSYQLEPSEQDGYSFDRVVGNKNGTYSNENQQVTFYYKKIPVQTGTITVKYLEVNTGKVLAPSIKLTGVVGDGYSTTAKEIKGYVTPTDQSGTFQEGFKDVIYEYAKEPILGANITVKYVDKYGKAIKVLGQKIIPGGIIGTQVPVEVVTPTLGYRIISSKPDQTSLKYQAYKQVITCTVAMGLTTSGRAEVRKAAPSSSGATIRYVNDSDPENASEITPSLSVSGFVGENIWQPNYLPEFIEDYELVSDIESFNTELFGDESKIINVVYHFAPTTDMKKEVKIKIVDASGDLLKTVTQVVTVGEAYTIEVPVIEGYNYQEDTSINLTGTWEDGMPEEYTLTYDLI is encoded by the coding sequence ATGAATACAAAAAAAAGTAATATTTCAATGAACTTTTTGTTGATCGGTATTCTTTTTTATTTAGCTTTACTGGCACCAACAGCATCGGCTGCACCAATTGCAACGGAGGGAGTGATTGATGTTGGAGAAGATTTACAACTTTCCTATTATTTTGGAAAGAAGCCAGGAAATGTAGAGATTGAGCCGAATCGTGTGCAAGTAGCTAATGTGAATTTTTTAACTAAAGGGAGACGAGTGGAACACCTATATCAAAACGGAAGTAATAAAGGAACGATTTCGATAGGATTTAACGGGGCAAATAGTTATGTAGATCCGACTAATATTACTATCCGCTCAATTACTGGAGGTGGCATTAATTCAGCTATTACGGCAACTTATACTGCTAATTATGCTGGAAATCAGTTTGAAATCACTTCAACCTTAACGCCAAGAGGAAATAATATTATCGTTTCAGATACTATTAAAAATATTTCTGGTAAGGACTTAAAAAATGTCTGGATTGCTAGAAGCTATGACACGATGTTGGATGGCAATGATGCTGTACCTGTAAAATATTTAGGGTCAAATAATGGTCTTTATATTGCTCAGAATGATTCTAAATTGTCTTATAATTTTCATATGCCAATCGGACCAGAAGGTTGGGCGGCAGATCAATATAATAGACAAATTGTTCCAGCTGTCTTTAGTACCCCAACAAACCTTGGTCAAGCTTCTTTAAATAAACCAGCGGGTGATATTGCCTTTAGTAATGGAGATTCTGGAATATTTATGAAGTGGTCTCCTAAAGATTTTCCTAAAGATAGTTCTAGAGAAATCGGGTATATTGTAGGAGTGACACCAGAAAATGTTGATGCTCCTGAAGTAACTGTTGCGAGAGAAAGTTTTGAATATTTGGGTGGAGATTATGATTTAAGAGGGACTGTTTTATCAAAAGATCCTTCAGTTACAGATATGAAGATGTACTATCAAGTTGATCGCGAAAGTCCTAAAGAATTTAAAAATGTAGCGAATAGTCCTTTAGGTTCAGCTCTTAGTTGGAGTACGGTTATTCCTGAATCAGAATTGACTGGTGGATATCCAAAACAAATTAGTGTTTATGCGATTGATTCTAATGGTTATTATTCAGATGCTAAAACCGTCGATTTAACTGAGCCAAAAAGTCAGCCAGTGACTGTTAAGTATCTCAATCAAGAAGGAAAGTTATTAAAAGAGACTAAGATAACCGGGCGATACGGTGAATCTTACGAGGCGGAAGTTCTTGATTTTCCTAATTACACAGTAGAGAATCAACCAGAAAATAGCATAGGAACCATTTCTAATAAACCTCAAGAAGTTGTTATTAAATATGTCGGTCAGTATGTTGGTGAAACCAATGGAAAAGTGACTGCAAGATACGTAAATCAAAATGGGAAGGAGATTGCAGATGCGGTTACAGCATCTGGAAATGGCCTTTTTGGTAGCCCTTATACAACAGAACAAAAAGACATAGAGCATTATGAATTTGTTGGAATAGATGCTGAAGGAGCCACAAAAAATGGTTTTTATACAGATAGTATTCAAACAGTTACCTTTATCTATCAAGGCAAAAATCTTGGAGAAAAAGGTAAAATTACGGTAGAATATCAAAATCAAGAAGGTAAGCTATTAGGTGAAGATTTTATTATAGGAAGATATGGTGATTCCTATGATGTTTCTGAAAAATTATTAAAAGAATTTAGATATTACACAAGAGATCCTTTGCCAAACAACTCTAAAGGAACCATTACGGATCAGCCACAAAAGGTGATTATTACCTATACAGGTGAACCATTTGGAAATAGTAGCGGGAAAGTTACAGTTAAATATATAAATCAAAATGGGGATGAAATAGCCGATGCAATACAGGCTAATGGAAGTGGCCTTTTTGGTGGCTCATATACAACCGAGCAAAAAAAGATTCCTAATTATGAATTTAAGGAAGTTGATTCTAGTAACTCTGGTGCAACTGGATTTTATACAGAAAGCCCGCAAACTGTTATTTATAAATATCAAGGCAAGGAAGTTGGCGAAACTGGTAAAATTACTGTGGAGTACCGTAATCAAGAAGGCAAGTTACTAGATCAAGCTTTTATAACAGGAAGATATGGAGATATCTATGATGTTTCTCTCAATCATTTAAAAGAATTTGATTATTATACAAGAGATACTTTGCCAACAAATGCTAAAGGGACAATTAATAACCAGCCACAAACGGTTATTGTAACGTATACAGGCAAGCAAGTCGGTAATGCGCAAGGAAAAGTTAAAGCTAAATATATTAATCAAGAAGGCCTAGAAATTTCAACTGCGGAAGATGCGACAGGAAGTGGTCTTTTTGGTAGTCCATATACAACCGAACAAAAAGAGATTCCTAATTATGAATTTAAAGAAATTGATTCTAGTGGTGCGAAACAAACAGGCGTTTATAAAGAAGCACCCCAAATGGTTGTTTATAAATACAAAGGAAAATCTGTAGGTGAAAATGGCAAAATTACAATTGAGTATCGTAATCAAGTTGGGGCTTTGTTAGGAACAGAATTTATTATAGGAAGTTATGGAGATAAGTACGATATTGAGAGGGATAATGACGGAGCCTTAGTAAAAAACTTTGATCATTATACTATTAACAGATTACCTGAAAATAAAAAAGGTTTAGTTTCTAATGAACCACAATTAATTACCGTGACTTATACAGGTGAATTAGTTGGAGAGGATAAAGGGAAAGTTACTGCAACATATGTAAATCAAGCAGGAGAAGTACTTTCGGAAGCAACCAAAGCTAATGGTGATGGTCGATTTGGTAGTCCGTATACGACAGAACAAAAAGAGATTGCCAATTATGATTTTACTGGCGTAGGTCCCACTGGTGCACCACAAAATGGAACATATAGTATGAAACCACAAACCGTTATTTTTAAATATACGGGTCAAAAAGGTGGAAATATAATAGTCAAGTATGTGAATCAAAGTAACAAAGAGTTGAAAACAGAAGTGTTGAAAGGAAATGTTGGCAACGCCGCGACAATTAATCCGCCAACAACTGGACTATTTTCAAATTATAATTTAATGCCAAATCAAAATTTAGTGGCTACATTTAGTCCAGAAGAACAAGTTATTACAGTTAACTATGATGGGAAACCAGCGAAACCGCTAATTGTAAAACACCTTGGTACTGATGGGTATGTATTTTCTAGTGAGGTTATTGCAAATAAAAAATATGGGGATAGTTACCAATTAGAACCAAGTGAACAAGATGGTTACTCTTTTGATCGAGTTGTTGGTAACAAAAATGGTACCTATTCAAATGAAAATCAACAGGTTACATTTTACTATAAAAAAATTCCAGTACAAACAGGAACTATAACTGTTAAGTACCTTGAAGTAAACACAGGAAAAGTGCTAGCTCCTTCAATTAAGTTAACGGGGGTAGTTGGAGATGGTTATTCAACAACAGCAAAAGAAATTAAAGGGTATGTTACTCCAACTGATCAATCGGGTACGTTCCAAGAAGGTTTTAAAGATGTAATTTATGAGTATGCTAAAGAACCGATATTAGGAGCTAATATAACGGTGAAATATGTAGATAAATATGGTAAAGCCATTAAAGTTCTTGGGCAAAAAATTATTCCTGGAGGAATTATTGGTACTCAAGTACCTGTTGAGGTAGTAACACCTACTTTAGGGTATCGTATTATATCTTCAAAACCAGATCAAACTAGTTTGAAATATCAAGCTTATAAACAAGTGATAACTTGTACAGTTGCAATGGGACTCACAACGTCAGGCCGTGCTGAAGTTAGAAAAGCTGCTCCATCATCTTCAGGTGCAACGATTCGTTATGTAAATGATTCTGATCCTGAAAATGCATCTGAAATAACACCATCACTTTCAGTTTCTGGATTTGTTGGGGAAAATATCTGGCAACCAAATTATTTACCTGAATTCATAGAAGACTATGAGTTAGTTTCAGATATTGAAAGCTTTAATACAGAACTATTTGGTGACGAGAGTAAGATAATCAACGTAGTTTATCATTTTGCTCCTACGACAGACATGAAAAAAGAAGTTAAAATTAAAATTGTAGATGCATCTGGCGATCTACTTAAGACAGTAACGCAAGTAGTCACAGTAGGAGAGGCTTATACTATTGAGGTTCCTGTGATAGAAGGCTATAACTATCAAGAAGATACTAGTATAAACTTAACTGGAACTTGGGAAGATGGTATGCCAGAAGAATACACTTTAACGTATGATTTAATTTAG
- a CDS encoding immunoglobulin-like domain-containing protein, which translates to MNKLKYVTLNAVLILGLLPVASTIAAVETVHADELSATTRQNSGMASLLDDKLKREASISIDDLNGHASVLADIVNQESNEAIISGYPAGPKNVALAALFKAILKVDDSSFTLQSLTNQISRGQLVINGKTAITAEEIKSSERLIIEFKLFSLGSTAPSISQPVTLNVKHYSAINPDLVKKVTEVYNVRGDLKVKDPEGLEITDYTIKIAGTNTELMSDAKPGYLIEAGLIDAGTGKFINEGSYVEKFDIYVGDLLVKANVERTLEISIGDAQPSFEIRGGKYDSGSTITNTSHFLTPIEGDSVHSLEASIKRVVLDNIKVSDMNVNVSATSDYNALTAENSVIEAPVVFDLSKTATYKVKVTYKKAGSNITSVITVPVIVKAATAPVIRFTQGQNLTIPVGTSFDLAKNIKVYENKVATVEGQNVVWKVDGAIDTATPGVYRLRYIATNPKGLSTELTRIITVEGKATEKPTIEKFVSVGYVNYVPGYGIRVWGEPQSNGSDRVLAHGTAWKIDQKATMKDGSVWYRVGTNQWVDAQYVSLTPINEANEENVSGVATINYVEGYSVNVYSSPASSSASWTGKQLKHGTKWLTYKRATVNGKTFYNLGGSQWVDSQYITFSAN; encoded by the coding sequence ATGAATAAATTAAAATATGTTACATTAAATGCAGTATTAATCTTGGGATTATTACCTGTAGCTTCAACGATTGCTGCGGTGGAGACTGTCCATGCAGATGAGTTAAGTGCAACAACACGCCAAAATAGCGGAATGGCTAGTTTACTGGACGATAAATTAAAGCGCGAAGCTTCAATTAGTATCGATGACTTAAATGGCCATGCAAGTGTTTTAGCTGATATTGTAAATCAAGAAAGTAACGAAGCGATTATCTCAGGTTATCCAGCTGGGCCTAAAAATGTAGCTTTAGCTGCACTATTTAAGGCGATTTTAAAAGTAGACGATTCTAGCTTTACTCTTCAATCATTAACTAATCAAATTAGTCGAGGTCAATTAGTAATTAATGGTAAAACAGCTATTACTGCAGAAGAAATTAAATCTTCTGAGCGTTTGATCATTGAATTCAAACTATTTAGTCTAGGTTCAACAGCTCCTTCAATTAGTCAACCTGTAACGCTAAATGTAAAACATTATTCTGCTATAAATCCTGATTTGGTTAAAAAGGTAACGGAAGTTTATAATGTCAGAGGAGATTTAAAAGTGAAAGATCCCGAGGGTCTAGAAATCACTGATTACACAATTAAAATTGCGGGAACGAATACAGAACTTATGTCTGATGCTAAACCAGGATATTTAATTGAGGCAGGTCTGATTGATGCCGGAACTGGAAAGTTTATTAACGAAGGAAGCTATGTTGAAAAATTTGATATTTATGTTGGTGACTTGCTAGTTAAAGCGAATGTTGAACGTACTTTAGAAATTAGTATTGGAGATGCCCAACCCTCTTTTGAAATTAGAGGCGGTAAGTATGATTCAGGTTCAACAATTACAAACACATCTCATTTTTTAACTCCTATAGAAGGGGATAGCGTTCATTCATTAGAAGCATCCATTAAACGTGTTGTACTTGATAACATAAAAGTATCTGATATGAATGTGAATGTATCAGCCACGAGTGATTATAATGCATTAACTGCTGAAAATTCAGTTATAGAAGCACCGGTAGTCTTTGATTTAAGTAAAACAGCAACCTATAAAGTAAAAGTAACCTATAAAAAAGCGGGTTCTAACATTACGTCTGTAATAACAGTTCCGGTTATAGTTAAAGCAGCAACGGCACCTGTAATTCGTTTTACACAAGGTCAAAATCTAACAATTCCAGTTGGAACCAGTTTTGATTTAGCTAAGAATATTAAAGTTTATGAAAATAAGGTTGCGACAGTAGAAGGACAGAATGTTGTTTGGAAAGTTGACGGAGCAATTGATACTGCAACGCCAGGCGTCTATCGCTTACGTTACATTGCGACCAATCCTAAAGGTCTTTCAACAGAGTTAACTCGTATTATTACAGTTGAAGGCAAAGCCACTGAAAAACCAACTATTGAAAAATTTGTAAGTGTTGGTTACGTGAATTATGTACCTGGCTATGGAATTCGTGTTTGGGGTGAACCACAAAGCAATGGATCAGATCGTGTCTTAGCACATGGAACAGCTTGGAAAATTGATCAAAAAGCGACGATGAAAGATGGTTCAGTTTGGTATCGAGTTGGAACAAATCAATGGGTCGATGCCCAATATGTTTCGTTAACACCAATTAATGAAGCGAATGAAGAAAATGTCAGTGGTGTTGCAACCATTAATTATGTAGAGGGATATAGTGTCAATGTGTATTCTTCACCAGCCAGTTCATCAGCGTCATGGACAGGTAAACAATTAAAGCATGGGACAAAATGGCTAACGTACAAACGTGCAACTGTAAACGGAAAAACTTTCTATAACCTAGGTGGAAGCCAATGGGTAGATAGTCAATATATTACGTTTTCAGCAAATTAA
- a CDS encoding DUF5011 domain-containing protein — MNKKMKFIGMSAAVLLAISPVVTPILGVSSAVVYADSSYDVILRNALKASVRVDGWNNRVDPADTPVVDKNLKQGLMELVNSGAKNTIYTGEETNVFFTKIFTKVIAKEKKLKEILGAAGENSEAQFLVNGKSDVTLDDLSSSVLTLTVKVFGTDGKTAEADITLNTDAPEIALKEGISLTRFVGEEDGYIDFVNQTSEFIELTNADDSWSILEGSTNKKTMPSKEGIKGEGFIDDEGVYLKAGSYTQLVTVTLMNSETELREKRTISVTVNVIPDHYDESEFEFQELNGNSSFKSGSTILNAKLGSMDISADGKRLSEMLIQNNPDYFNFDSKLINRAQLDEDLKTRFLELFRIWAEEGVVEFDTRPQDKLRLSVDSSNIDFSKENSMALVPFTYVTEFGKTMTVTLELLIKQPNYPIIEFNTNQDMTINVGTPFNLYDFKAYQDSAANLLTNRVSISGSVNTSKVGTYELTYSVVNKYNLKTTLIRTINVVDPNGSPNNKPTITSLETVGYVKYVAGYGIRVWSTPDGNGSNQYLPHGTAWKIDQKATFKDGSIWYRVGKDQWVDGSYIKFTPVSSPGMKELKGVGTINYVQGYSVNVYRGAEASGENWTGNQLKHGTKWRVYGEKDGFYNLGGDQWVSTKYISFQKD, encoded by the coding sequence ATGAATAAAAAAATGAAATTTATTGGAATGAGTGCCGCTGTTTTACTAGCTATCTCGCCAGTTGTAACACCAATTTTAGGAGTAAGTTCGGCAGTTGTTTATGCAGATTCAAGTTATGACGTAATTTTAAGAAATGCTTTGAAAGCATCTGTTAGAGTAGATGGTTGGAACAACCGTGTAGACCCAGCCGATACGCCAGTGGTAGATAAGAATCTAAAACAGGGTTTAATGGAGCTAGTAAATAGTGGTGCAAAAAATACAATCTATACAGGTGAAGAGACTAATGTATTCTTCACAAAAATTTTTACAAAAGTAATAGCAAAAGAGAAAAAATTGAAAGAAATTTTAGGGGCAGCCGGTGAAAATTCAGAAGCCCAGTTCCTTGTAAATGGTAAGTCTGATGTAACGTTGGATGACTTATCAAGTTCTGTATTAACATTGACAGTTAAAGTATTTGGAACGGATGGGAAAACTGCAGAGGCAGATATTACACTAAACACAGATGCTCCTGAAATTGCACTTAAAGAAGGCATTTCTTTAACTAGATTCGTAGGTGAAGAAGATGGGTATATAGATTTTGTTAATCAGACAAGTGAGTTTATTGAACTAACAAATGCAGATGATTCTTGGTCAATTTTAGAGGGTTCTACAAATAAAAAAACTATGCCATCTAAAGAAGGAATAAAAGGAGAAGGATTTATTGATGATGAGGGTGTCTATCTTAAAGCTGGTTCATACACTCAATTAGTTACAGTAACATTAATGAATAGTGAGACTGAATTGCGTGAAAAAAGAACGATTTCTGTCACAGTTAATGTTATCCCAGATCATTATGATGAATCAGAGTTTGAATTTCAAGAACTGAATGGAAATAGCTCGTTTAAATCAGGGTCAACTATTTTGAATGCAAAACTTGGGAGCATGGATATTAGTGCAGATGGAAAACGTTTATCTGAGATGCTAATCCAAAATAATCCTGATTATTTTAATTTTGATTCAAAGTTAATAAATCGAGCTCAGTTAGATGAGGATCTTAAAACTCGTTTTCTAGAACTATTCCGCATATGGGCAGAAGAGGGTGTTGTAGAGTTTGATACCAGACCACAAGATAAATTACGTTTAAGTGTAGATTCTTCAAATATTGATTTTTCAAAAGAAAACAGCATGGCACTAGTTCCATTTACCTACGTAACCGAATTTGGGAAAACTATGACAGTAACACTAGAATTATTGATTAAACAGCCCAATTATCCGATTATTGAGTTCAACACAAACCAAGATATGACAATCAATGTTGGAACACCTTTTAATTTATATGATTTTAAAGCGTATCAAGATAGTGCGGCTAATCTTTTAACAAACCGTGTTTCAATTAGTGGTAGTGTGAATACATCAAAAGTTGGTACGTATGAATTAACGTATTCTGTCGTTAATAAATATAATTTAAAAACAACCCTTATTCGTACGATTAATGTAGTGGATCCTAATGGTTCACCAAATAACAAACCAACTATTACAAGTTTAGAAACAGTTGGCTATGTTAAGTATGTAGCAGGGTATGGAATTCGAGTTTGGAGTACACCAGATGGCAACGGAAGCAATCAGTATTTACCTCATGGCACGGCTTGGAAAATTGATCAAAAAGCTACATTCAAGGATGGTTCGATTTGGTATCGTGTCGGTAAAGATCAATGGGTAGATGGCTCATATATTAAATTTACTCCAGTATCTTCACCAGGTATGAAAGAATTAAAAGGTGTTGGAACGATTAATTATGTTCAAGGCTACAGTGTCAATGTTTATCGCGGAGCAGAAGCATCTGGAGAAAATTGGACAGGAAATCAATTAAAACATGGAACTAAATGGCGTGTTTATGGTGAAAAGGATGGTTTTTATAATTTAGGCGGAGACCAATGGGTTTCAACTAAATATATTTCTTTCCAAAAAGATTAA
- a CDS encoding DUF5067 domain-containing protein, which produces MGLLFFLSACAVKEERSQDKESEGIIIDTPYLLEEGSIITSGENVTIGAINYSLSKVSTIAGVNNTKLAVIYFKVTNKTKQEIIPNEFWFRYVKVTQNNEDPLPIGALPYKNREDNNGQLIKQANQGLKKDTTVDVAVAYILDGTADLNVIFMNTEYKELAKNSYSVKE; this is translated from the coding sequence ATGGGTTTATTGTTCTTTTTAAGTGCGTGTGCGGTTAAAGAGGAGAGAAGCCAGGATAAAGAGTCAGAGGGAATAATAATTGATACACCGTACTTGCTTGAAGAAGGAAGTATTATAACTTCGGGAGAAAATGTAACTATAGGTGCTATCAATTATTCACTATCAAAAGTTTCGACGATTGCTGGTGTAAACAATACAAAATTGGCGGTTATTTATTTTAAAGTAACAAATAAAACCAAGCAAGAGATTATCCCAAATGAATTTTGGTTTAGGTATGTAAAGGTCACACAAAATAATGAAGATCCTTTGCCGATTGGTGCTCTTCCTTATAAGAATAGAGAGGACAATAATGGGCAGCTAATTAAGCAAGCAAATCAAGGATTAAAAAAAGATACGACTGTTGATGTAGCGGTAGCTTATATACTTGATGGAACCGCTGATTTGAATGTGATTTTTATGAATACTGAATACAAAGAGCTTGCCAAAAATTCATATTCAGTCAAAGAGTGA